In one uncultured Methanobrevibacter sp. genomic region, the following are encoded:
- a CDS encoding DUF6110 family protein, producing the protein MEEYINKIMEHKHALIFVGGMAAAIAGKKILESKTVKDSCTKGMAAVLSAKKDAEECYQDMVQNAEDIVVDANKDDKKAIYVEDKE; encoded by the coding sequence ATGGAAGAATATATTAATAAAATTATGGAACATAAACATGCATTAATTTTTGTTGGAGGAATGGCTGCAGCTATTGCAGGTAAAAAAATATTAGAATCTAAAACAGTAAAAGATAGTTGTACTAAAGGTATGGCTGCTGTATTATCTGCAAAAAAAGATGCTGAAGAATGTTATCAAGACATGGTTCAAAATGCAGAAGATATTGTTGTTGATGCTAACAAAGATGATAAAAAAGCTATTTATGTTGAAGACAAAGAATAA
- the fdhD gene encoding formate dehydrogenase accessory sulfurtransferase FdhD, protein MEFIKTIPVIKWKNKKYEKNEEQTVEDKYAYLFIDYLPPRKFSVYPKNLEDFAIGYCLGEGLIKAKEDLKEIKISKTNILIKTHLNHTPEEDFEQDEIIQRKKGNCEHACVCRLLEYQGVNSDNAGGIRSQLKTITPNNSTLKINATQIIKDMRNLTKNAKIWEKTGGVHVAQLIYNNKTIIREDVSRHVAVDKVIGAAFKLGYDLTQSYTTYSGRMPADMIIKVIRVGIPIIISNAAPAHSGYEIAKKGNITMIGFVRENRFNLYSAPERVNLKK, encoded by the coding sequence ATGGAATTTATCAAAACAATACCTGTAATCAAATGGAAAAACAAAAAATACGAAAAAAACGAAGAACAAACTGTTGAAGACAAATATGCTTATTTATTTATAGATTATTTACCTCCAAGAAAATTTTCAGTTTATCCAAAAAATTTAGAGGACTTTGCAATTGGATATTGTCTTGGAGAAGGATTAATAAAAGCAAAAGAAGACCTAAAAGAAATTAAAATAAGTAAAACTAATATATTAATTAAAACCCATCTAAATCATACACCTGAGGAAGATTTTGAACAGGACGAAATAATTCAAAGGAAAAAAGGAAATTGTGAACATGCATGTGTCTGTAGACTACTAGAATATCAGGGAGTAAATTCAGACAATGCTGGAGGAATAAGATCACAATTAAAAACAATAACTCCTAATAATTCCACTTTAAAAATCAATGCTACACAAATTATAAAAGACATGCGAAATTTAACAAAAAACGCTAAAATTTGGGAAAAAACTGGAGGTGTTCATGTAGCCCAATTAATTTATAACAATAAAACAATCATACGAGAAGATGTTAGTAGACATGTAGCTGTAGATAAAGTTATTGGAGCTGCATTTAAATTAGGCTATGATTTAACACAATCTTATACCACATATAGTGGAAGGATGCCTGCAGATATGATTATAAAAGTAATAAGAGTAGGAATACCTATCATTATTTCAAACGCTGCACCTGCACATTCAGGGTATGAAATAGCTAAAAAAGGCAATATAACTATGATTGGTTTTGTTAGAGAAAATAGATTTAATCTTTATAGTGCTCCTGAAAGAGTAAATCTTAAAAAATAA
- a CDS encoding SPFH domain-containing protein, translating to MIEIAILVVVLLVIIGIKCIKILRPYEKGVIERLGKYQRTASSGIVVLIPFIESLQKVDLREQVVDVPPQEVITKDNTVVVVDCVIFYEVVDAFNATYHVVNFYQAITKLAQTNLRNIIGDLELDQTLTSREMINTELREVLDEATDKWGSRVVRVEIQKIEPPQDIVDAMSKQMKAERMKRASILEAEGYKQSEIKKSEGDKQAAILEAEGNAESIKKMAEADKQAAILRAEGEAVAIEKVYNAIHEGNPDDGLIAVKYLESLEKIADGKASKVFLPLESSGVLGSVAGISELFNQDKK from the coding sequence ATGATTGAAATAGCTATTTTAGTAGTTGTACTGTTAGTTATAATAGGGATTAAATGTATTAAGATTTTAAGACCTTATGAAAAAGGAGTCATTGAAAGATTAGGTAAATATCAAAGAACTGCAAGTAGTGGAATTGTTGTTTTAATTCCATTTATTGAATCATTACAGAAAGTAGATTTAAGGGAACAAGTTGTAGATGTGCCTCCTCAGGAAGTTATTACTAAAGATAATACGGTTGTTGTAGTTGATTGTGTTATATTTTATGAAGTTGTAGATGCTTTTAATGCAACATATCATGTTGTTAATTTTTATCAAGCTATCACTAAACTTGCTCAAACTAATTTAAGGAATATTATTGGGGATTTGGAATTAGATCAAACTTTAACTTCTCGTGAAATGATTAATACAGAATTACGTGAAGTTTTAGATGAAGCTACTGATAAATGGGGTAGTAGAGTTGTTCGTGTTGAGATTCAAAAAATTGAACCTCCACAGGATATTGTTGATGCAATGAGTAAACAAATGAAAGCTGAAAGGATGAAAAGAGCATCAATTCTTGAAGCTGAAGGTTATAAACAATCTGAAATTAAAAAATCTGAAGGTGATAAACAAGCTGCTATCCTTGAAGCTGAAGGTAATGCAGAATCTATTAAGAAAATGGCGGAAGCAGATAAACAAGCTGCTATTCTTAGAGCTGAAGGTGAAGCTGTAGCTATTGAAAAAGTTTATAATGCAATTCATGAAGGAAATCCTGATGATGGTTTAATAGCTGTTAAATATTTGGAATCTCTTGAAAAAATAGCTGATGGGAAGGCCAGTAAAGTATTTTTACCTCTTGAATCTAGTGGAGTTTTAGGTTCAGTTGCAGGTATTTCTGAATTATTTAATCAAGATAAAAAATAA
- a CDS encoding heavy metal translocating P-type ATPase — MKYQVMYNNGTRIRVRSGQAAFTEKEGYGIASLLLENDFIEKVFTSHRNGSILIYYDDVKNRKRVFDALDNITADDLVEVEPDMYMTSNELTNNFWVKLSSMVVRRVLSKIILPIPFRNLLTIYRGAKYIWHGLDSLTSFRIDVALLDGAAVAGSLLKKDFGPASSMMFLLSISDLLEDYTLQKTKSTLKESLTLNIDTVWVVNDDGEEIQQSISEINKDDKIKVHMGDVIPVDGKVIDGEGMVNEATMTGEPLAVHKHLGKTVHAGTVIEEGNLIVQVYSFDKETRLNKIIDLIENSEELKADAQSKAEELADSIVPYSFLTTFITYILTRNTTKALSVLMVDFSCALKLTTPLSVISAMKEASDNRMMVKGGKFLEKYATADTIVFDKTGTLTNATPKVADVIPLGGYSRDEVLRMAACIEEHFAHSIATAIVKQAEKEGLKHEEDHSEVEYIVAHGIATSYNGKRAVIGSRHFLFDDEGIKISKKEEKLIKEKVSEYSVVYLAIDSKLEGIICISDPVRPEAKEVINQLKNTGIEHIIMLTGDSESGAKSSADALGITEYKSQVLPEDKASIIESLKEEGRTVIMVGDGINDSPALAAADVSVSMKNSSDIAREVADISLLSDDLYDLVTLRKLSVGMLEKIDTNYRSIIGINGTLIALGMFGIITPSVSSLIHNLSTMLLGALSTRSVLKEPREIEVNAVETA, encoded by the coding sequence ATGAAATACCAAGTAATGTATAATAACGGAACCAGAATTAGGGTTCGTTCAGGCCAAGCAGCTTTCACTGAGAAAGAAGGTTATGGTATTGCTTCATTACTTTTAGAAAACGATTTTATTGAAAAAGTTTTTACATCTCATAGAAATGGAAGTATTTTAATTTACTATGATGATGTTAAAAACAGAAAAAGAGTCTTTGATGCACTTGATAATATAACTGCTGATGATTTAGTTGAAGTTGAACCAGATATGTATATGACTTCAAATGAATTAACTAATAATTTTTGGGTTAAATTGTCAAGTATGGTTGTAAGAAGGGTATTAAGTAAAATTATATTACCTATTCCATTTAGAAACTTGTTAACTATTTATAGGGGTGCTAAATATATTTGGCATGGTTTGGATAGTTTAACTAGTTTTAGGATAGATGTTGCTTTACTTGATGGTGCAGCAGTTGCAGGATCACTTCTTAAAAAAGATTTTGGTCCTGCAAGCTCAATGATGTTCTTATTATCAATTTCTGATTTGCTTGAAGATTACACCTTACAAAAAACAAAAAGTACTTTGAAAGAAAGTTTAACTTTAAATATTGATACTGTATGGGTGGTAAATGATGATGGTGAAGAAATACAACAATCTATTTCAGAAATTAACAAAGATGATAAAATTAAAGTTCATATGGGTGATGTAATACCTGTTGATGGAAAAGTTATTGATGGTGAAGGAATGGTTAATGAGGCAACTATGACTGGGGAACCATTAGCTGTCCATAAACATCTTGGTAAAACTGTCCATGCTGGAACTGTTATTGAAGAAGGTAATTTGATTGTTCAAGTTTATTCTTTTGATAAAGAAACTAGATTAAATAAAATTATTGATCTTATTGAAAATTCCGAAGAATTAAAAGCAGATGCTCAAAGTAAAGCTGAGGAATTGGCAGATTCTATTGTGCCATATAGTTTCCTTACAACATTTATTACTTATATTTTAACTAGAAATACTACAAAAGCATTATCTGTTTTAATGGTTGATTTCTCATGTGCACTTAAATTAACTACTCCTTTATCTGTTATTTCAGCTATGAAAGAGGCTTCAGATAATAGGATGATGGTTAAAGGTGGAAAATTCCTTGAAAAATATGCAACTGCGGACACTATAGTCTTTGATAAAACTGGAACTCTTACTAATGCAACTCCAAAAGTTGCTGATGTAATTCCTCTTGGAGGTTACAGTAGGGATGAAGTTTTAAGAATGGCTGCATGTATTGAAGAGCATTTTGCACATAGTATTGCTACTGCTATTGTAAAACAAGCTGAAAAAGAAGGTTTAAAACATGAAGAAGATCACAGTGAAGTTGAATACATTGTGGCTCATGGTATTGCAACAAGTTATAATGGTAAACGTGCAGTTATAGGAAGTAGGCACTTTTTATTTGATGATGAAGGTATAAAAATATCTAAAAAAGAAGAAAAACTCATTAAGGAAAAAGTTTCAGAATATTCTGTTGTCTACTTAGCTATTGATAGTAAACTTGAAGGTATTATCTGTATTAGTGATCCTGTAAGACCTGAAGCTAAAGAAGTTATTAATCAACTTAAAAATACAGGCATTGAACATATTATCATGTTAACTGGTGACAGTGAAAGCGGTGCAAAAAGTAGTGCTGATGCATTAGGTATAACTGAATACAAATCTCAAGTGCTTCCAGAAGATAAAGCTAGTATTATTGAAAGTTTAAAAGAAGAAGGTAGAACTGTTATAATGGTTGGGGATGGAATAAATGATTCTCCAGCATTAGCTGCTGCTGATGTATCTGTTTCAATGAAAAACTCTTCAGATATAGCTAGGGAAGTTGCAGATATTTCATTATTATCTGATGATTTATATGACTTAGTAACACTTAGAAAGTTAAGTGTTGGTATGTTAGAAAAAATAGATACTAATTATCGTAGTATAATTGGTATTAATGGTACTTTAATTGCATTAGGTATGTTTGGAATTATAACTCCTTCTGTATCTTCATTAATACATAATTTATCAACTATGCTTTTAGGAGCTTTAAGTACTCGTTCTGTATTAAAAGAACCAAGAGAAATAGAAGTGAATGCAGTAGAAACTGCATAA
- a CDS encoding carboxymuconolactone decarboxylase family protein has translation MKNEVFYGKGIKELENEYPDLYGLAKDMNEILYEGYSLDYKTQKLIAIGIAASRSDSKATKKQIESGIGELGINKEEIMDVFKIVLLTSGMPAFSKAVQTLNSVTKM, from the coding sequence ATGAAAAATGAAGTTTTCTATGGGAAAGGAATTAAAGAGCTTGAAAATGAATATCCTGATCTTTATGGCCTTGCTAAGGACATGAATGAAATACTTTATGAGGGATATTCTCTTGATTATAAAACTCAAAAATTAATAGCTATTGGAATTGCAGCTTCAAGATCTGATTCTAAAGCTACTAAAAAACAAATAGAAAGTGGTATTGGTGAATTGGGAATTAATAAAGAAGAAATAATGGATGTTTTTAAGATAGTTCTTTTAACTTCAGGAATGCCTGCATTTAGTAAAGCTGTTCAAACTTTAAACAGCGTTACAAAAATGTAA
- a CDS encoding NfeD family protein, which translates to MDIYIWVALMVIFFIMELVTTSFFLVWFGVGSIVAIILNYLGFDQYIQFIGFALSSFILIICTRKFAKKITKNPTKEATPERLIGKRGVVLNKIKDNIVIKVMGEEWSAYSEDILNIGENVEVVGIDSIKLIVKKID; encoded by the coding sequence ATGGATATTTATATTTGGGTAGCTTTAATGGTTATCTTTTTTATAATGGAATTAGTTACAACTAGCTTTTTTTTAGTCTGGTTTGGTGTAGGTTCAATTGTAGCGATTATACTAAATTATTTAGGATTTGATCAGTATATTCAATTTATTGGATTTGCATTATCTTCTTTTATTTTAATTATATGTACTAGAAAATTTGCTAAAAAAATAACTAAAAATCCAACTAAAGAAGCAACTCCTGAAAGGCTTATTGGAAAAAGGGGTGTTGTTTTGAATAAAATAAAAGATAATATTGTAATTAAAGTGATGGGTGAAGAATGGTCTGCTTATAGTGAAGACATTTTGAACATTGGTGAAAATGTTGAAGTTGTTGGAATTGATAGTATTAAGTTAATCGTTAAAAAAATAGATTAA
- a CDS encoding 50S ribosomal protein L15e, translated as MYKYIRDAWKNPDESYVRELMWERAPKWRRESAVQRIERPTRIDRARSLGYRAKKGFVVVRTRVRRGGRRKSRFIGGRKPKRMGVNKITQAKSIQRIAEERVAKKYPNLEVLNSYWVWADGKYKYYEVILVDPQSPSIVNDKKINWICSKKHTNRALRGLTSAGTKGRGLTSKGKGSEQARRRK; from the coding sequence ATGTATAAATATATTAGAGATGCATGGAAAAACCCAGATGAATCCTATGTAAGGGAATTAATGTGGGAAAGAGCTCCTAAATGGAGAAGAGAATCAGCAGTTCAAAGAATTGAAAGACCTACTAGAATTGATAGAGCTAGAAGTTTAGGTTACAGAGCTAAAAAAGGTTTCGTTGTAGTAAGAACTAGAGTAAGACGTGGTGGAAGAAGGAAATCTCGTTTTATAGGTGGACGTAAACCTAAAAGAATGGGTGTAAATAAAATTACTCAAGCTAAATCTATTCAAAGGATTGCTGAAGAACGTGTAGCTAAAAAATACCCTAATTTAGAAGTATTAAACTCTTACTGGGTATGGGCTGACGGTAAATATAAATATTATGAAGTTATTTTAGTGGATCCACAAAGTCCTTCTATCGTTAACGATAAAAAAATTAATTGGATTTGCTCCAAAAAACACACTAACAGAGCTCTTAGAGGTTTGACTAGTGCTGGAACTAAAGGACGTGGATTAACTTCTAAAGGAAAAGGTAGTGAACAAGCAAGAAGAAGGAAATAA
- a CDS encoding ABC transporter permease yields MKNKNLISMNLRTKTLLTISLTVFLLVVIVICSLFIDPKNITTNFSIINQSPSFEHLFGTDWMGRDMFTRTLKGLGLSIQIGAIASILSSIIAITLGLLSSFNKYLDSFISWIVDLVLSVPHILLIIVISICLGGGAFGVTIAVALTHWTSLTRVLKAEIKQIQTSDYVKLSKNLGKSKLWIARKQILPLITSQIIVGTILTFPHAIMHEASVTFLGFGLSPHEPAIGIILSESMKYLATGNWWLALFPGLSLLIIVLLFDIAGESIKKLINPASANE; encoded by the coding sequence ATGAAAAATAAAAATCTAATTTCAATGAATTTAAGGACAAAAACATTGTTAACTATTTCATTAACTGTATTCTTGTTAGTTGTCATTGTAATTTGTAGTTTATTTATAGACCCTAAAAATATCACTACAAATTTCTCAATAATAAATCAGTCCCCATCTTTTGAACATTTATTTGGTACTGACTGGATGGGAAGAGACATGTTCACACGTACCCTAAAAGGATTAGGTTTAAGTATTCAAATTGGAGCTATTGCATCAATATTAAGTTCAATAATTGCAATCACTTTAGGATTATTATCAAGTTTCAACAAATATTTAGACAGTTTTATTTCATGGATTGTAGATTTAGTCTTATCTGTTCCACATATTTTATTAATTATAGTTATTTCCATCTGTCTAGGTGGCGGTGCATTTGGTGTTACAATAGCTGTTGCATTAACACATTGGACATCATTAACAAGAGTACTTAAAGCTGAAATAAAACAAATACAGACTTCAGATTATGTAAAATTATCTAAAAATCTTGGAAAATCCAAATTATGGATAGCTAGAAAACAGATATTACCTTTAATTACAAGTCAAATAATTGTCGGAACTATATTAACATTCCCTCATGCCATTATGCATGAAGCTAGTGTTACATTTCTTGGATTTGGTTTATCACCCCATGAACCTGCAATAGGAATTATTTTATCTGAATCTATGAAATATCTTGCAACTGGAAATTGGTGGTTAGCATTATTCCCTGGTTTATCTTTATTAATAATAGTATTACTCTTTGATATAGCTGGAGAAAGCATTAAAAAGCTAATTAATCCTGCAAGTGCAAATGAATAA
- a CDS encoding DUF3795 domain-containing protein, producing the protein MKMPEKLNPKLLAPCGINCISCERYQNPCVGCLIGNDGKTKASLKCKIKTCFDTKNFSYCGRCSEFPCPQMKKHGKKYMKRHDLNTLNSARRIKNMGIGKIMEEDYEKWVCPQCGGIIKFQTKKCSECNYSI; encoded by the coding sequence ATGAAAATGCCTGAAAAATTAAATCCAAAACTGCTTGCACCATGTGGAATAAATTGTATTAGTTGTGAAAGATATCAAAATCCATGTGTTGGATGTTTAATAGGTAATGATGGAAAAACTAAAGCTAGTCTAAAATGTAAAATTAAAACATGCTTTGATACAAAAAATTTTAGTTATTGTGGTAGATGTAGCGAATTTCCATGCCCTCAAATGAAAAAGCATGGGAAAAAATACATGAAAAGACATGATTTAAATACATTAAATAGTGCTAGAAGAATAAAAAATATGGGTATTGGAAAAATAATGGAAGAAGATTATGAAAAATGGGTTTGTCCACAATGTGGTGGAATCATTAAATTTCAAACTAAAAAATGTAGCGAATGTAATTACTCAATTTAA
- a CDS encoding ABC transporter permease translates to MEKYEKILRFLGYKLIRFIILIIVIILFSSLLIELSPINPVKTYISNIIVSPEQISALEAYWGVNEPITTKMLNWLNHVIHGDLGNSLIYRVPVIDVIKEKFSASLVLMATSWAVSGVLGFVLGVIAGYKKDTWIDKIIKVYCYILQSAPTFWIALIILMIFSTQLGWFPSGLGVPIGSLTQDVTIWEWLNRLILPTLTLSIIGVAQIAMYTRDKLVEEMNSDYFLFAKARGEHGWDLIRRHGIRNILLPAITLQFLSFSELFGGAVLVEQVFTYPGIGQAAVSAGLNSDVPLLLGIILFSTIFVYIGNLIADVIYTFVDPRIKEGAENEK, encoded by the coding sequence ATGGAAAAATATGAAAAAATACTTAGATTTTTAGGTTATAAATTAATAAGATTTATTATTCTAATTATAGTGATTATCCTTTTTAGTTCATTGTTAATTGAATTATCCCCAATAAACCCTGTGAAAACTTATATAAGTAATATTATCGTTAGCCCAGAACAAATTTCTGCTCTTGAAGCATATTGGGGTGTAAACGAACCCATAACCACCAAAATGTTAAATTGGTTAAATCATGTTATTCATGGAGATTTAGGAAACTCATTAATATATAGAGTTCCAGTTATTGATGTTATTAAAGAAAAATTTAGTGCATCATTAGTTTTAATGGCTACTTCTTGGGCAGTTTCTGGAGTACTTGGATTCGTTTTAGGAGTTATTGCAGGATATAAGAAAGATACATGGATAGACAAAATAATAAAAGTTTATTGTTATATTTTACAATCTGCACCAACATTTTGGATTGCATTAATCATCCTTATGATATTTAGTACTCAACTTGGATGGTTCCCTTCAGGATTAGGAGTTCCAATTGGTAGTTTAACTCAAGACGTAACCATTTGGGAATGGTTAAATCGTTTAATTTTACCTACATTAACATTGAGTATTATTGGTGTGGCTCAGATTGCAATGTACACTAGAGATAAATTAGTTGAAGAAATGAATAGTGACTACTTTTTATTTGCTAAAGCAAGAGGAGAACATGGTTGGGATTTAATAAGAAGACATGGTATTAGAAATATACTATTACCTGCTATTACATTGCAATTTTTAAGTTTTAGTGAATTATTTGGAGGAGCAGTTCTTGTTGAACAAGTATTCACATACCCCGGAATAGGTCAGGCAGCAGTAAGTGCTGGATTAAACAGTGATGTTCCATTATTATTAGGAATCATATTATTTAGTACAATATTTGTTTATATTGGTAATTTAATAGCTGATGTAATTTACACGTTTGTAGATCCAAGAATTAAGGAAGGTGCAGAAAATGAAAAATAA
- a CDS encoding ABC transporter substrate-binding protein, translated as MNKKYIIGICIIIIIIIIGCAVYFGQSHAERADNELVVAAYSHGGEPDMGFDPILGWNYYAEPLIQSTLLKMNRNMSYENDLATNYTISDDYKTYTVQIRDDVNFTDNTTLDADDVAFTYNEAKKSGSSLDLSNLNNAKALNSTTVQFNLNKSDSTFLDKLAYIGIVPSDSYNNETYGNNPIGSGPYKFVQWDKGQQVILERNDNYYGTQPEFKKLTILFAQNEAALNAVKNKEVDVGAVPLAYANEKIDGYEMYLMDSIDVRGISLPNTNDTGETNIDGGKVGNNVTGDLAIRQALNYGINRSNLCEGALNGLGYPNYDGIAHQLPWSNNETKINDGDISKANKTLDNAGWIDNDGDGIREKNGVKASFGLYYSSDAPERQAIAVSVSEQARQMGIEINATGTNWDEMDKVKNSQAIVWGFGSTDPSTIWSEYYSTQAGLGNNNPAYVNNSAVDQHINNALKQSREDSYSEWSNAVWDGTNGISPQGDNSWLWISEIKYGYFVDDSLDISNDTALLQPHGGDIFGNIYDWKRTSPINTK; from the coding sequence ATGAATAAGAAATATATTATTGGAATATGTATTATAATTATTATAATAATTATAGGATGTGCAGTCTATTTCGGACAATCACATGCAGAACGTGCAGATAATGAATTAGTAGTTGCAGCTTACAGTCATGGAGGAGAACCTGACATGGGTTTTGACCCTATTTTAGGCTGGAATTATTATGCAGAACCATTAATACAAAGTACATTATTAAAAATGAACAGAAACATGAGTTATGAAAATGATTTGGCTACAAATTACACAATAAGTGATGATTATAAAACTTACACAGTTCAAATAAGAGATGATGTTAACTTTACAGATAATACTACATTAGATGCAGATGATGTAGCATTTACTTACAATGAAGCTAAAAAAAGTGGATCTAGTTTAGATTTAAGTAATTTAAATAATGCAAAAGCATTAAATTCAACAACAGTTCAATTTAACTTAAACAAATCAGATTCTACATTCTTAGATAAATTAGCATATATTGGAATTGTACCTTCTGATTCATACAACAATGAAACATATGGAAATAATCCTATTGGATCTGGACCATATAAATTTGTACAATGGGACAAAGGTCAACAAGTAATTTTAGAAAGAAACGATAATTATTATGGCACTCAACCAGAATTCAAAAAATTAACAATTCTCTTTGCACAAAATGAAGCAGCACTTAATGCTGTTAAAAATAAAGAAGTAGATGTTGGTGCAGTACCTTTAGCTTATGCAAATGAAAAAATTGATGGATATGAAATGTATTTAATGGATAGTATTGATGTTAGAGGAATTTCATTACCAAACACAAATGATACTGGTGAAACAAATATTGATGGTGGAAAAGTTGGTAATAATGTAACTGGAGACCTTGCAATTAGACAAGCCCTAAATTATGGTATTAATAGATCTAATTTATGTGAAGGTGCATTAAATGGATTAGGCTATCCAAATTATGATGGTATTGCTCATCAATTACCTTGGTCCAATAATGAAACAAAAATTAATGATGGAGACATATCCAAAGCCAATAAAACATTAGACAATGCTGGTTGGATAGATAATGATGGTGATGGAATTCGTGAAAAAAACGGGGTTAAAGCATCATTCGGATTATATTATTCATCTGACGCTCCTGAAAGGCAAGCAATTGCAGTTTCTGTTTCAGAACAAGCAAGACAAATGGGAATTGAAATAAATGCAACTGGAACAAACTGGGATGAAATGGATAAAGTTAAAAATTCACAAGCAATTGTCTGGGGCTTTGGTAGTACTGATCCTTCAACAATATGGTCAGAATATTACAGCACACAAGCAGGTCTTGGAAATAACAATCCAGCTTATGTAAATAATAGTGCTGTTGACCAACACATCAATAATGCTCTTAAACAATCAAGAGAAGATTCTTACAGTGAATGGTCTAATGCAGTTTGGGATGGAACAAACGGTATTTCACCTCAAGGAGACAACTCTTGGTTATGGATTAGTGAAATAAAATATGGATATTTCGTTGATGACAGTTTAGATATATCCAATGACACTGCACTATTACAACCACATGGTGGAGATATTTTTGGAAATATTTATGATTGGAAAAGAACATCACCAATAAACACTAAATAG
- a CDS encoding RNA-binding protein: MIHNIRFREFVYEGENLDELTQAIYNILPDAEIEIEEAEGLMEDKIIILSGVVDKKRQTKAFFNLLLQLDQNQLDKLNNDLERKVDDKGNLFLRLSKEDAINEEIKIVDSGDSIHLKVKIAAYPAKKEIAINKVREAIENN; encoded by the coding sequence ATGATACATAATATTCGATTCCGAGAGTTTGTTTATGAAGGTGAAAACCTCGATGAATTAACTCAAGCTATTTACAATATACTTCCTGATGCTGAAATTGAAATTGAAGAAGCAGAAGGATTAATGGAAGATAAAATTATTATATTGTCTGGTGTTGTAGACAAAAAAAGACAGACAAAAGCTTTTTTTAATTTACTTTTACAATTAGATCAAAATCAACTTGACAAATTAAATAATGATTTGGAACGTAAAGTTGATGATAAAGGAAATCTATTTTTACGATTATCTAAAGAAGATGCAATTAATGAAGAAATAAAAATTGTTGATTCTGGAGATTCAATTCATCTTAAAGTTAAAATAGCAGCATATCCTGCTAAAAAAGAAATAGCTATTAATAAAGTTCGTGAAGCTATTGAAAATAATTAA